A single Chlorocebus sabaeus isolate Y175 chromosome 3, mChlSab1.0.hap1, whole genome shotgun sequence DNA region contains:
- the CCNA1 gene encoding cyclin-A1 isoform X3: MHCSNPKNGVVLATVARGPDACQILTRAPLGQDPPQRTVLGLLTENGQYRRTCGQGITRIRCYSGSENAFPPAGKKALPDCGVQEPPKQGFDIYMDELEQGDGDSCSGREGMAFEDVYEVDTSTLKSDLHFLLDFNTVSPMLVDSSLLSQSEEISSLGTDVTNVTEYAKEIYQYLREAEIRHRPKAHYMKKQPDITEGMRTILVDWLVEVGEEYKLRAETLYLAVNFLDRFLSCMSVLRGKLQLVGTAAILVASKYEEIYPPEVDEFVYITDDTYTKRQLLKMEHLLLKVLAFDLTVPTTNQFLLQYLRRQGVCVRTENLAKYVAELSLLEADPFLKYLPSLIAAAAFCLANYTVNKHFWPETLAAFTGYSLSEIVPCLSELHKAYLDIPHRPQQAIREKYKASKYLRVSLMEPPSVLLLQ; this comes from the exons ATGCACTGCAGCAACCCCAAGAATGGAGTTGTGCTGGCTACAGTGGCCCGAGGTCCCGATGCTTGTCAGATACTCACCAGAGCCCCGCTGGGCCAGGATCCCCCGCAGAGGACAGTGCTAGGGCTGCTAACTGAAAATGGACAGTACAGGAGGACCTGTGGCCAG ggGATCACAAGAATCAGGTGTTATTCTGGATCAGAAAATGCCTTCCCTCCAGCTGGAAAGAAAGCACTCCCTGACTGTGGGGTCCAAGAGCCCCCCAAGCAAGGGTTCGACATCTACATGGATGAACTAGAGCAGGGGGACGGAGACAGCTGTTCGGGCAGAGAGGGGATGGCGTTTGAGGATGTGTATGAAGTAGACACCAGCACACTCAAGTCAGACCTGCACTTCCTGCTGGATTTCAACACAG TTTCTCCTATGCTGGTAGATTCATCTCTGCTCTCCCAGTCTGAAGAGATATCCAGTCTTGGCACAGATGTGACAAATGTGACTGAATATGCTAAAGAAATTTATCAGTACCTTAGGGAAGCTGAA ATAAGGCACAGACCCAAAGCACACTACATGAAGAAGCAGCCAGACATCACAGAAGGCATGCGTACGATTCTGGTGGACTGGCTGGTGGAGGTTGGGGAAGAATATAAGCTTCGAGCAGAGACCCTGTATCTGGCTGTCAACTTCCTGGACAGGTTCCTTTCATGTATGTCTGTTCTGAGAGGGAAATTGCAGCTCGTGGGAACAGCAGCTATTCTTGTGGCTTC GAAATATGAAGAGATATATCCTCCTGAAGTAGATGAGTTTGTCTATATCACCGATGATACATACACAAAACGACAACTGTTAAAAATGGAACACTTGCTTCTGAAAGTTCTAGCTTTTGATCTGACAGTGCCAACCACCAACCAGTTTCTCCTTCAGTACTTGAGGCGACAAGGAGTGTGCGTCAGGACTGAGAACCTGGCTAAG TATGTAGCAGAGCTGAGTCTACTTGAAGCAGACCCATTCTTGAAGTATCTTCCTTCATTGATAGCTGCAGCAGCTTTTTGCCTGGCAAACTATACTGTGAACAAGCACTTTTGG CCGGAAACCCTTGCTGCATTTACAGGGTATTCATTAAGTGAAATTGTGCCTTGCCTGAGTGAGCTTCATAAAGCGTACCTTGATATACCCCATCGACCTCAGCAGGCAATTAGGGAGAAGTACAAGGCTTCAAA GTACCTGCGTGTGTCCCTCATGGAGCCACCTTCAGTTCTTCTTCTACAATAA
- the CCNA1 gene encoding cyclin-A1 isoform X1, protein METVFPAVMYPGSFIGGWGDEYLCWERQGLPDFSFQQQPVQSEAMHCSNPKNGVVLATVARGPDACQILTRAPLGQDPPQRTVLGLLTENGQYRRTCGQGITRIRCYSGSENAFPPAGKKALPDCGVQEPPKQGFDIYMDELEQGDGDSCSGREGMAFEDVYEVDTSTLKSDLHFLLDFNTVSPMLVDSSLLSQSEEISSLGTDVTNVTEYAKEIYQYLREAEIRHRPKAHYMKKQPDITEGMRTILVDWLVEVGEEYKLRAETLYLAVNFLDRFLSCMSVLRGKLQLVGTAAILVASKYEEIYPPEVDEFVYITDDTYTKRQLLKMEHLLLKVLAFDLTVPTTNQFLLQYLRRQGVCVRTENLAKYVAELSLLEADPFLKYLPSLIAAAAFCLANYTVNKHFWPETLAAFTGYSLSEIVPCLSELHKAYLDIPHRPQQAIREKYKASKYLRVSLMEPPSVLLLQ, encoded by the exons ATGGAGACCGTCTTTCCAGCAGTCATGTACCCTGGATCTTTTATTGGGGGCTGGGGAGATGAGTATCTCTGCTGGGAAAGACAGGGGCTCCCAGATTTCAGCTTCCAG CAGCAGCCCGTGCAGTCTGAGGCAATGCACTGCAGCAACCCCAAGAATGGAGTTGTGCTGGCTACAGTGGCCCGAGGTCCCGATGCTTGTCAGATACTCACCAGAGCCCCGCTGGGCCAGGATCCCCCGCAGAGGACAGTGCTAGGGCTGCTAACTGAAAATGGACAGTACAGGAGGACCTGTGGCCAG ggGATCACAAGAATCAGGTGTTATTCTGGATCAGAAAATGCCTTCCCTCCAGCTGGAAAGAAAGCACTCCCTGACTGTGGGGTCCAAGAGCCCCCCAAGCAAGGGTTCGACATCTACATGGATGAACTAGAGCAGGGGGACGGAGACAGCTGTTCGGGCAGAGAGGGGATGGCGTTTGAGGATGTGTATGAAGTAGACACCAGCACACTCAAGTCAGACCTGCACTTCCTGCTGGATTTCAACACAG TTTCTCCTATGCTGGTAGATTCATCTCTGCTCTCCCAGTCTGAAGAGATATCCAGTCTTGGCACAGATGTGACAAATGTGACTGAATATGCTAAAGAAATTTATCAGTACCTTAGGGAAGCTGAA ATAAGGCACAGACCCAAAGCACACTACATGAAGAAGCAGCCAGACATCACAGAAGGCATGCGTACGATTCTGGTGGACTGGCTGGTGGAGGTTGGGGAAGAATATAAGCTTCGAGCAGAGACCCTGTATCTGGCTGTCAACTTCCTGGACAGGTTCCTTTCATGTATGTCTGTTCTGAGAGGGAAATTGCAGCTCGTGGGAACAGCAGCTATTCTTGTGGCTTC GAAATATGAAGAGATATATCCTCCTGAAGTAGATGAGTTTGTCTATATCACCGATGATACATACACAAAACGACAACTGTTAAAAATGGAACACTTGCTTCTGAAAGTTCTAGCTTTTGATCTGACAGTGCCAACCACCAACCAGTTTCTCCTTCAGTACTTGAGGCGACAAGGAGTGTGCGTCAGGACTGAGAACCTGGCTAAG TATGTAGCAGAGCTGAGTCTACTTGAAGCAGACCCATTCTTGAAGTATCTTCCTTCATTGATAGCTGCAGCAGCTTTTTGCCTGGCAAACTATACTGTGAACAAGCACTTTTGG CCGGAAACCCTTGCTGCATTTACAGGGTATTCATTAAGTGAAATTGTGCCTTGCCTGAGTGAGCTTCATAAAGCGTACCTTGATATACCCCATCGACCTCAGCAGGCAATTAGGGAGAAGTACAAGGCTTCAAA GTACCTGCGTGTGTCCCTCATGGAGCCACCTTCAGTTCTTCTTCTACAATAA
- the CCNA1 gene encoding cyclin-A1 isoform X2 → METVFPAVMYPGSFIGGWGDEYLCWERQGLPDFSFQQPVQSEAMHCSNPKNGVVLATVARGPDACQILTRAPLGQDPPQRTVLGLLTENGQYRRTCGQGITRIRCYSGSENAFPPAGKKALPDCGVQEPPKQGFDIYMDELEQGDGDSCSGREGMAFEDVYEVDTSTLKSDLHFLLDFNTVSPMLVDSSLLSQSEEISSLGTDVTNVTEYAKEIYQYLREAEIRHRPKAHYMKKQPDITEGMRTILVDWLVEVGEEYKLRAETLYLAVNFLDRFLSCMSVLRGKLQLVGTAAILVASKYEEIYPPEVDEFVYITDDTYTKRQLLKMEHLLLKVLAFDLTVPTTNQFLLQYLRRQGVCVRTENLAKYVAELSLLEADPFLKYLPSLIAAAAFCLANYTVNKHFWPETLAAFTGYSLSEIVPCLSELHKAYLDIPHRPQQAIREKYKASKYLRVSLMEPPSVLLLQ, encoded by the exons ATGGAGACCGTCTTTCCAGCAGTCATGTACCCTGGATCTTTTATTGGGGGCTGGGGAGATGAGTATCTCTGCTGGGAAAGACAGGGGCTCCCAGATTTCAGCTTCCAG CAGCCCGTGCAGTCTGAGGCAATGCACTGCAGCAACCCCAAGAATGGAGTTGTGCTGGCTACAGTGGCCCGAGGTCCCGATGCTTGTCAGATACTCACCAGAGCCCCGCTGGGCCAGGATCCCCCGCAGAGGACAGTGCTAGGGCTGCTAACTGAAAATGGACAGTACAGGAGGACCTGTGGCCAG ggGATCACAAGAATCAGGTGTTATTCTGGATCAGAAAATGCCTTCCCTCCAGCTGGAAAGAAAGCACTCCCTGACTGTGGGGTCCAAGAGCCCCCCAAGCAAGGGTTCGACATCTACATGGATGAACTAGAGCAGGGGGACGGAGACAGCTGTTCGGGCAGAGAGGGGATGGCGTTTGAGGATGTGTATGAAGTAGACACCAGCACACTCAAGTCAGACCTGCACTTCCTGCTGGATTTCAACACAG TTTCTCCTATGCTGGTAGATTCATCTCTGCTCTCCCAGTCTGAAGAGATATCCAGTCTTGGCACAGATGTGACAAATGTGACTGAATATGCTAAAGAAATTTATCAGTACCTTAGGGAAGCTGAA ATAAGGCACAGACCCAAAGCACACTACATGAAGAAGCAGCCAGACATCACAGAAGGCATGCGTACGATTCTGGTGGACTGGCTGGTGGAGGTTGGGGAAGAATATAAGCTTCGAGCAGAGACCCTGTATCTGGCTGTCAACTTCCTGGACAGGTTCCTTTCATGTATGTCTGTTCTGAGAGGGAAATTGCAGCTCGTGGGAACAGCAGCTATTCTTGTGGCTTC GAAATATGAAGAGATATATCCTCCTGAAGTAGATGAGTTTGTCTATATCACCGATGATACATACACAAAACGACAACTGTTAAAAATGGAACACTTGCTTCTGAAAGTTCTAGCTTTTGATCTGACAGTGCCAACCACCAACCAGTTTCTCCTTCAGTACTTGAGGCGACAAGGAGTGTGCGTCAGGACTGAGAACCTGGCTAAG TATGTAGCAGAGCTGAGTCTACTTGAAGCAGACCCATTCTTGAAGTATCTTCCTTCATTGATAGCTGCAGCAGCTTTTTGCCTGGCAAACTATACTGTGAACAAGCACTTTTGG CCGGAAACCCTTGCTGCATTTACAGGGTATTCATTAAGTGAAATTGTGCCTTGCCTGAGTGAGCTTCATAAAGCGTACCTTGATATACCCCATCGACCTCAGCAGGCAATTAGGGAGAAGTACAAGGCTTCAAA GTACCTGCGTGTGTCCCTCATGGAGCCACCTTCAGTTCTTCTTCTACAATAA